From a region of the Haematobia irritans isolate KBUSLIRL chromosome 4, ASM5000362v1, whole genome shotgun sequence genome:
- the LOC142235946 gene encoding zinc finger BED domain-containing protein 5-like, translated as MRPIRLKRHLSSLHPEYEDKPPAFFEARLSTLRNMKINSTSVFNLEAEKALEASFEISWIIARNKKPHTIGELVIKPSIIAAASKMLDNNAVRQLSKIPLSNNTVKRRIDEMASDVKSQLIQHIKDSPLIALQCDETTDVSCSCQLLFYCRYIKEDSICEELLFSKPLTTTSKGEDIFKALSDFLDANDIPWGKIAGICTDGAPSMTGCKSGFIHYAKQKNNNIIFTHCVIHRQALAARTLPDELRSSLNCAIEVVNFIKCSALRTRLFETLCLDLNADHKNLLFHTQVRWLSKGNMLGRLYELKNEVEIFLLSTKNEKLYDCFTNKNTIIFLAYLADFFEILNNLNLKLQGETTNILTALDSINSFMEKIKLWKKRILSPFPKYTSFPRLNDILDSEDIENRNLDGILLHLDALLGEFNRYFPDMTTDCWQNKLFRNPFLLDVMVLPEDIQEEAIDLKNDSIAKDDFDILTTENFWLKYRNFP; from the exons ATGAGACCAATACGATTAAAAAGGCATTTGTCATCTTTGCATCCAGAATACGAAGACAAACCTCCTGCTTTCTTTGAAGCAAGGTTGTCGACATTAAGAAATATGAAGATAAATTCTACGTCTGTGTTTAATCTGGAGGCTGAAAAAGCATTAGAAGCatcttttgaaatttcatgGATAATAGCCAGGAACAAAAAACCCCACACGATTGGTGAATTGGTTATAAAACCGAGCATAATAGCAGCTGCAAGTAAAATGCTGGACAACAATGCAGTGAGACAACTTTCAAAAATTCCACTTTCGAACAATACAGTAAAAAGACGTATTGATGAAATGGCTAGTGATGTCAAGTCCCAATTAATTCAACACATCAAGGACTCGCCATTAATTGCACTGCAGTGTGATGAAACAACAGATGTATCTTGCTCCTGTCAGTTGTTGTTTTACTGCAGATATATCAAAGAGGATTCTATATGTGAGGAGCTACTTTTCTCTAAACCTCTAACAACTACATCAAAGGGAGAAGATATTTTCAAAGCGCTTTCGGATTTCTTGGATGCCAATGATATACCTTGGGGAAAGATTGCCGGCATATGTACTGATGGTGCTCCTTCAATGACGGGATGCAAATCTGGATTTATTCATTACGCCaagcaaaaaaacaataacatcaTATTCACTCATTGCGTTATCCACAGACAAGCCTTAGCCGCCAGAACATTGCCTGACGAATTAAGAAGTTCCCTAAATTGTGCCATAGAAGTtgtcaattttataaaatgcagTGCCCTACGAACGCGTCTTTTTGAAACTTTATGTCTGGATTTAAACGCTgaccacaaaaatttattgtttcatACCCAGGTACGCTGGCTTTCAAAGGGAAATATGCTGGGAAGactatatgaattaaaaaatgaagtaGAAATTTTCTTGTTAAGTaccaaaaatgaaaaactttatgaTTGTTTCACAAACAAAAATACCATTATTTTCTTGGCTTACCTagccgatttttttgaaattttaaataacctaAACTTAAAACTCCAAGGAGAAACTACAAATATTTTAACAGCACTTGACTCCATAAATTcatttatggaaaaaataaaattgtggaaaaaacgaattttatcgCCTTTCCCTAAATATACATCTTTTCCTCGGTTAAACGATATATTAGATTCTGAGGATATTGAAAATAGAAATTTGGACGGAATTCTATTGCATTTGGATGCACTTTTGGGTGAATTCAATAGATATTTTCCAGATATGACCACTGATTGTTGGCAGAACAAACTGTTTCGTAATCCCTTTCTTCTGGACGTTATGGTACTACCTGAGGATATCCAGGAAGAAGCTATTGATTTGAAAAACGATTCAATCGCAAAAGATgattttgatatattaacaacTGAAAATTTCTGGCTAAAATATCGGAACTT TCcttga